Within the Malassezia vespertilionis chromosome 3, complete sequence genome, the region tgccgcgcttcgcgcgcaatggcaAGCACTTTGTACGGGTCACGCAGGCACAGCCATGCGGTGCGCGCTGCCTCAGCGTACAATGACGCTGTACATCCAAGCACGTAAGCCTCTGGCCCTAGCGCCCGTGTAGTGCTCGTCACGGACAATGCtgcgtgcggtgcatgAAATTTGTCGCGCAGTGTAAGGAGCAGCATGTGCAATGCAGGGGCAAAgaatgcggtgcgcacgccgtaCGCGGCATTGGTTCCCCACACGTGCTCTACTGCCCAGCGCCATACATCTCCCAGCGTCGGCTGGGACTGAAGACCTACCCAGACCTCGTCTACACCAAGCTCCATCGATTCGGGCGACAGAGAGGCAGCGAGGCCTTCTTTCGCTGCTTCAAACCGCGTaccgacgccgccgccacgcgTCGTGAGCTTGGATCTGTGCAGTTTGTTGTGCTCAGCAAAAGCATGCAGCGgctcgggcggcggcgcctgcgTCATATCATTGCCCATCTCTGtttccagcagcgcaaagatCCGTCGGAACTGCTGCGCTTCAGATTTTGTCAGCGCCGACGTGTCATGCTTGAGGGGGGCAGTATTACTATTCCTGTTTCGTTCTTCTGCGTACAATACCGAGCGTGGCATCTTGACATGGGCTGTGCTGGGCACGCTGCGAATGGCGGGCGTGGTTGTGGGGTATGCATCCGGCCCGGCAAAGAGCTCGTCCCATGGATTCGGATCGTGCTCCGGCAAGCATGCCGTACATGATCTGCAAAATGATCGAAATATGCGTCCGTCCAGTGCCGCAGTGCTGTGCGTGCTCAcagagcgcggcacacgAAGCGCACGTCGCCACAGCATGGTGCAAGGCAACTTTTTCTTCGTGTGGAGGCATGTCTCCACGTGATGGCGCCGCAACGCGAGGCGTGGCATCCTTGCACGGCCTTTGCCAACGCATGGCGCTCCTCATCGTGACGGGCCTACCGTGTAGTGGGCGCACTACACGAGTACGCGAGGTAAACAGCTATTTTACGGAGCGTTTAACACAGGCGCCAAGCCTAAAAAGCATAGTGGTCGTTTCGGATGACGATGTCCATGCAGAAAAAAGCGTTTTTGAGCATCAACGCGCGGAAgggcgcgcacgcgcagcgtttttgagcgcggtgcggcgcgctttgacTCCTTCAACGCTTGTGATTGCCGATGGTGGTGCCGGGATGAATATTAAAGGGTACCGGTACGAGCTGTGGTGTGCAGTACGGGAATTAGGCCTTCGCTGTGCGACAATGCATGTTGCATGCGCCCCAGCGCTCGCTCGCGCATGGAATCAAGCGCGTCTAGATACACAAGCTCCGGATGCGTACACTGCACCGTGCTTGGAGgagctttttgcgcgctttgagGAGCCAACACCGGAAGCGCGTTGGCACAGGCCGCTATTTGTTGTCACTGCCACAGGCGCACCCGGCGCGATtgacgcagcgcccacgCCATGTGCGGCTTTGTGGGAGGCACTTACGCAAGGCAATGCGCAGGCGCCCAAAGGCGTAACAGCGCCGACTAGACGCACGACAAACAACAGCATGGAACTTCTCGATACGGTTACGCAGCAAGTCATTGCCgcattgctcgcgcagcgctcgatgGGCACCGAGAGCGGCACGTTTCCACTACTGCTTGCAGCCATGCCACCCGTTTCATTTACCATGCCCCCGGGCCGTACCTTTCCCACGCCTGCGCGCCTCcaaacgctgcgcaggcaaTTTGTGCGCATATACGCCAGCAAAGCCGAGTCCGACGGTCTGGCCCTTACCGGAAACGATGCGCGGCCCAATCTCGCGAAGCTATTTGCGGGTTGGCTGCAAGAAGCACTCGCATAGATACCACGTTCAGTAAATCATTGAGTATACAGCAAATACTATGATCGCAAACAAGTACACAATGCAGCAAGCAATCACTGCTTCTGCGAGtttgccgcagctgcagccgcAGCGACAGCACTAAGCGAGGCAAGGCTGTCCGGGTTTCCGTTGTTGTGCATCTCCCCTGCCTTGCCGTCATCGACGCGGGCGCCTTGGCGAGTATCTTCGCCTTCATCAAGTCCACCCATGCGGCTCTGGTCGAGGCTTGGGTCGATCATGCcgtcgtggcgctgcgTAGCTTGCTGGCCACGCGTGCCGCGAAGTCCTCcgtcgccgtgctgcatCGGCGCGTGTGTTGCCTGCGCACTTCCGGTCATATTGTCGCCGAGTGGCGGTTGAAAGTGGCCCGAGACGGGAAACCCATGCTGCTGGTTTGCGTTCGAGACTGCCTCCAGAAGCCAGTAGGGCGCACTGCccgacgcagcggcggcaacagcggcggcagtgGCGGAGTCTTGGCCTTCGGACGGCTCGCTGAGACCTccaggcgcgccgtggccAGGACCTTGTGCGTGCGACGGGTCGTGCGCATCATGAGGACCACGAGCAGAGCTTGCAGCACCGTATGCGCCGGGCAAAAGAgcttgtgcgtgtgcagcagaGCGATCGAGCGGAAGAGCAGGCGCGCTAGGAACCGCCTGGTGGCCGCCaagtgcacgcagcgcgacacgcAGCGTGTCGTTATCGCGCTTTAAAATCTCGATCGTTTCGAGAGCGTCGTtaaagcggcggcggtgctcCTCTGCAGCAAGCAATGCACCCTCCAAAGATGCCGCCTTATTCTCGAGATCAGTAATGTACTTATTCTTGCGTTCGCGGAAGACGCGCTGTGCGTTGCGGTTCtgctccgcgcgccggcTCGTGCTGAGTGTGCGCGTCATGCCAGTTTtgccacgcgcgccgaccaAGCCAGTTGATTCAGACGTGAGTGACTTGGATCCATCGTGTCCTTGCATACGGCCGCCATCGTCGACCTGCACGTCGTCTGCGTAGGCGGAGGGGTCAAAAGAGGGGTCCGCGTGCCcgagcggcatgccgctcTGATCCAggccatgcgcagcatACTGGGACGGCTGTGCACCAGTGCCGTGCGGATCGTGTGGGTTTCCATAAGCGGGAGGAGGTGCAGAGGCCCAATGAAGCGTTTGTGCATCCACGCCTGCGCCTTGATCATTGTCCAAGCGTACCTGTTTGGCAGTGCGGCCGCCGTCGTTCATGTCGCGGCCGCGAACTTTCGAGTCGCGGCCGTTCCGTGCGTCGGCGCCCATGTCGCCATCGTGTCTAGATGCTGCGTGTGCAAGTTGCATTACGGCGCCCAATGCTTCGTCTGCGAGTGGAGGAGGTGTTGGTACAGATTGGTCCATGTGTTTGGCACTGCGCGTGTTAGCAT harbors:
- a CDS encoding uncharacterized protein (EggNog:ENOG503P7XJ) → MLWRRALRVPRSVSTHSTAALDGRIFRSFCRSCTACLPEHDPNPWDELFAGPDAYPTTTPAIRSVPSTAHVKMPRSVLYAEERNRNSNTAPLKHDTSALTKSEAQQFRRIFALLETEMGNDMTQAPPPEPLHAFAEHNKLHRSKLTTRGGGVGTRFEAAKEGLAASLSPESMELGVDEVWVGLQSQPTLGDVWRWAVEHVWGTNAAYGVRTAFFAPALHMLLLTLRDKFHAPHAALSVTSTTRALGPEAYVLGCTASLYAEAARTAWLCLRDPYKVLAIAREARQTGVLSGALDAHTRTEDAVLRDYLERVRNELRTHALQRAQAQREPRDPSTPLVLDALHRDFLRVVKELRSVAGHTSRYPSARPKRPPRPVRQKGERPKPMVMPVDTQSLLRARKRRDA
- the KTI12 gene encoding kti12, chromatin associated (COG:F; BUSCO:EOG09263L9T; EggNog:ENOG503NVJV) is translated as MALLIVTGLPCSGRTTRVREVNSYFTERLTQAPSLKSIVVVSDDDVHAEKSVFEHQRAEGRARAAFLSAVRRALTPSTLVIADGGAGMNIKGYRYELWCAVRELGLRCATMHVACAPALARAWNQARLDTQAPDAYTAPCLEELFARFEEPTPEARWHRPLFVVTATGAPGAIDAAPTPCAALWEALTQGNAQAPKGVTAPTRRTTNNSMELLDTVTQQVIAALLAQRSMGTESGTFPLLLAAMPPVSFTMPPGRTFPTPARLQTLRRQFVRIYASKAESDGLALTGNDARPNLAKLFAGWLQEALA
- a CDS encoding uncharacterized protein (COG:K; EggNog:ENOG503P5H4), whose amino-acid sequence is MQLAHAASRHDGDMGADARNGRDSKVRGRDMNDGGRTAKQVRLDNDQGAGVDAQTLHWASAPPPAYGNPHDPHGTGAQPSQYAAHGLDQSGMPLGHADPSFDPSAYADDVQVDDGGRMQGHDGSKSLTSESTGLVGARGKTGMTRTLSTSRRAEQNRNAQRVFRERKNKYITDLENKAASLEGALLAAEEHRRRFNDALETIEILKRDNDTLRVALRALGGHQAVPSAPALPLDRSAAHAQALLPGAYGAASSARGPHDAHDPSHAQGPGHGAPGGLSEPSEGQDSATAAAVAAAASGSAPYWLLEAVSNANQQHGFPVSGHFQPPLGDNMTGSAQATHAPMQHGDGGLRGTRGQQATQRHDGMIDPSLDQSRMGGLDEGEDTRQGARVDDGKAGEMHNNGNPDSLASLSAVAAAAAAANSQKQ